From Watersipora subatra chromosome 2, tzWatSuba1.1, whole genome shotgun sequence, one genomic window encodes:
- the LOC137387998 gene encoding syntaxin-like yields MTFLIGEIKQETAAVQNTLQGMNAKYDTNAGAVESKLVEQRIVQAQHRLLTRNLLAVKNEYNMSQSEYRQKWKERLQRQIAFTGRTATDEQLEQMIDTGNCQTLIQNIDMQIIAAKRSLDTAESREADIRQLEQSILDLHDMFMDMAMVIEQQGELVDVIEKNVGNAKNQIGYVRPYFERMTIAENHARKKKICLGIVVAILIAILTAVIVTSATLR; encoded by the exons ATGACCTTTTTGATTGGTGAAATCAAACAAGAAACTGCTGCTGTTCAGAACACTTTGCAAG GTATGAACGCGAAATATGATACAAATGCTGGAGCAGTTGAAAGCAAACTGGTAGAGCAGAGAATAGTGCAAGCACAG cacagGTTGCTGACTAGAAACCTCCTAGCGGTAAAAAATGAGTATAACATGAGTCAATCAGAATACAGGCAGAAGTGGAAAGAAAGACTGCAACGACAGATTGCTTTTACTGGGAGAACCGCTACAGATGAGCAGCTGGAACAAATGATTGATACCGGGAATTGTCAAACCCTCATACagaat ATTGATATGCAGATAATTGCTGCCAAAAGATCTCTGGATACTGCAGAGTCTCGTGAAGCTGACATAAGACAACTTGAACAAAGTATTCTTGACCTACATGACATGTTTATGGACATGGCTATGGTCATAGAGCAGCAG GGGGAACTTGTGGATGTAATTGAGAAAAATGTAGGCAATGCTAAAAACCAGATCGGATATGTAAGACCCTATTTTGAGCGGATGACCATAGCAGAAAATCATGCAAGAAAG AAAAAGATTTGTCTTGGAATTGTGGTGGCTATTCTAATAGCAATTCTAACAGCTGTTATAGTCACTTCAGCAACTCTTAGGTGA
- the LOC137387999 gene encoding NADH-ubiquinone oxidoreductase chain 2-like yields the protein MFSLFNIFSIFRIFSMFSIFNIFSMFSMFRMLNIFVIFRMLNIFSMFSMFSIFSILSIFSMFNIFSMLNIFVIFRMLNIFSMFSMLNIFSVFSIFSMFRIFSMFNIFSIFSMFRMFNIFVIFRMLNIFSMFSMFSIFSILSIFSMFNIFSIFSMFSMFK from the coding sequence ATGTTCAGCCTGTTCAACATATTCAGCATATTCAGAATATTCAGCATGTTCAgtatattcaacatattcagcatGTTCAGCATGTTCAGAATGCTCAACATATTCGTCATATTCAGAATGCTCAACATATTCAGCATGTTCAGCATGTTCAGCATATTCAGCATACTCAGCATATTCAGCATGTTCAACATATTCAGCATGCTCAACATATTCGTCATATTCAGAATGCTCAACATATTCAGCATGTTCAGCATGCTCAACATATTCAGCGTGTTCAGCATATTCAGCATGTTCAGGATATTCAGCATGTTCAACATATTCAGCATATTCAGCATGTTCAGAATGTTCAACATATTCGTCATATTCAGAATGCTCAACATATTCAGCATGTTCAGCATGTTCAGCATATTCAGCATACTCAGCATATTCAGCATGTTCAACATATTCAGCATATTCAGCATGTTCAGCATGTTCAAATGA
- the LOC137388000 gene encoding D-aspartate oxidase-like translates to MVVKIAVVGAGAVGLSCAVRIKEVLGTKANVTIIADKFGMDTTSHVAAGVLVIETPLQISGYKGKRASVEKDIIVLSFNHYYESASLSHAEQAGIHKLEGYHIYYPGVKTGTVPFYTEYLRNWRPVTEEELVSKFPALPKGCRGHFLEIVVTSPAHYLPWLTQRFVEMGGKVKKSLVTSFDELWPEYDIVFNCCGVRANSLTDDTSLLPVRGQVIRAHLPKAEKSFAYITNGHESSPYFFWTPDGTVLGGIKQKNVQDTDISLADRRVIINATAKYFPHLNFSEDKIMREKAGLRPGRPAIRLEVENHQHHGEKRWVIHNYGHASEGIALSWGTACVAVEMLTDILCSSKL, encoded by the exons ATGGTGGTGAAAATTGCCGTAGTTGGAGCAGGAGCAGTTGGATTGAGTTGTGCTGTCCGCATCAAAGAGGTACTAGGAACTAAAGCCAATGTAACGATAATAGCTGACAAGTTTGGAATGGATACTACTTCTCATGTAGCAGCAGGTGTTTTAGTGATTGAAACACCTCTTCAAATATCAGGCTACAAAGGAAAAAGAGCATCAGTAGAGAA AGATATCATTGTCCTCTCTTTCAATCACTACTATGAGAGTGCTTCACTGTCGCATGCTGAGCAAGCTGGCATACACAAACTGGAAGGCTACCATATCTATTATCCTGGAGTGAAAACTGGCACT GTACCATTCTACACAGAATATCTTCGAAATTGGCGCCCGGTGACAGAAGAAGAGCTTGTTTCTAAGTTCCCTGCATTACCTAAAGG TTGCAGAGGACACTTTCTAGAAATTGTAGTAACTTCCCCAGCTCACTACTTGCCTTGGCTTACACAGCG aTTTGTTGAAATGGGAGGCAAAGTCAAAAAATCTTTGGTTACTTCTTTTGATGAG CTGTGGCCAGAGTACGACATAGTGTTCAACTGCTGCGGAGTTCGTGCCAACTCACTCACTGATGATACATCACTCCTTCCAGTAAGAGGACAGGTTATACGAGCTCATCTCCCAAAAGCCGAGAAATCATTCGCTTACATCACCAACGGGCATGAGAGTTCACCTTACTTCTTCTGGAC ACCAGATGGCACTGTGTTAGGAGGGATTAAGCAGAAGAATGTACAAGACACGGATATTTCCTTAGCAGATCGAAGAGTCATAATAAATGCAACAGCCAAATATTTTCCGCACCTCAACTTTTCA GAGGATAAAATAATGCGAGAAAAAGCCGGGTTGCGACCAGGACGTCCTGCAATTCGCCTGGAAGTTGAAAACCACCAACACCATGGTGAAAAAAGATGG GTCATCCATAACTATGGCCACGCCTCTGAGGGAATTGCTTTGAGTTGGGGAACAGCTTGCGTGGCTGTGGAGATGCTCACTGATATTTTATGCAGTTCCAAGTTATAA